The stretch of DNA GACCGGTGGCCATGGCCGCAAGGCCCTGGAAGGCAAGGGACCCACGCCCAAGGCGGAGGACCGCCCGTACCACAAAGCACACAAGGCCAAGCAGCTCTCCGAGCGCTCCGCGGCCAAGCGCGGCACCGGGGCACGCAGCGCCGGTGCAGCAAAGTCCGGTCCCAAGGGGCGTGCCACCGAAGAAGTGGTCACGGGCCGGAACTCCGTGGTGGAGGCGCTCCGGGCAGGCATTCCCGCCAAAGCCCTGCACGTTGCCATCCGCATCGAAATGGACGACCGAGTTAAGGAATCCCTGAAGCTTGCCGCCGAGCGCGGCATCCCCCTGATGGAGACCGGCAAGCCTGAACTGGACCGGATGACGGACGACGCCGTCCACCAGGGCCTGGTGCTCCAGATTCCGCCCTACGAGTACCAGGACGCCTACGAGCTCGCCGAGGACACTGTGGCGAAGTGGAAGAAGGGCCACGTCGCCAACGCACCGCTCTTCGTCGCCCTGGACGGCATCACGGACCCCCGCAACCTGGGCGCGATCATCCGCTCCGTTTCCGCCTTCAGCGGCCACGGCGTGATCGTGCCGGAGCGCCGCTCAGTGGGCGTCACCGCCTCCGCCTGGAAGACCAGCGCCGGGGCGGCCGTGCGTGTTCCCGTGGCCCGCGCCTCCAACCTCAACAGCGCGTTGAAGCAGTTCAAGAACATGGGCATCTTTGTCCTGGGCCTGGACGGCGACGGCGACGTGTCACTTCCCGACCTGACGCTCGCCACCGAACCGGTGTGCATTGTGGTGGGTTCGGAAGGCAAGGGCCTCAGCCGGCTAGTCCGCGAAAACTGCGACCAGATCGTGTCGATCCCCATTGACTCGGCCATGGAATCCCTGAACGCCTCCATGGCCGTGGGCATCTCACTGTACGAAGTGTCCCGCCAGCGCGCGGCAAAATAGCAGGTCCGGTGGCGGCTAGGATTTAGATGATGGCCATGCCGCTTTTTGACACTGCTGCGTCCACCACGGACGCCTCTATGGCGCTTCCGCTCGGT from Pseudarthrobacter siccitolerans encodes:
- the rlmB gene encoding 23S rRNA (guanosine(2251)-2'-O)-methyltransferase RlmB, which codes for MANNGRRSVKAKKGPTIGTGGHGRKALEGKGPTPKAEDRPYHKAHKAKQLSERSAAKRGTGARSAGAAKSGPKGRATEEVVTGRNSVVEALRAGIPAKALHVAIRIEMDDRVKESLKLAAERGIPLMETGKPELDRMTDDAVHQGLVLQIPPYEYQDAYELAEDTVAKWKKGHVANAPLFVALDGITDPRNLGAIIRSVSAFSGHGVIVPERRSVGVTASAWKTSAGAAVRVPVARASNLNSALKQFKNMGIFVLGLDGDGDVSLPDLTLATEPVCIVVGSEGKGLSRLVRENCDQIVSIPIDSAMESLNASMAVGISLYEVSRQRAAK